One genomic window of Corticium candelabrum chromosome 21, ooCorCand1.1, whole genome shotgun sequence includes the following:
- the LOC134196565 gene encoding uncharacterized protein LOC134196565, which translates to MNGKNVQQREGGIMWTSLARLDFTMETKQRRSYNKSETSSLQLETPKFKQNTDQYWSIRDKTNRDEDQRAHKNSKNHFDVPSRCLLSEQEYATTADQGRLKQTSYQMFDTQMKLSQLRVDFLEKEDQKKRKQREGGIMWTSLARLYFTMETKQRRSYNRSETSSLQLETPKFEQNTDQYWSIRDKTNRDEDQRAHKNSKNHFDIPSRCLLSEQEYATTADQGRLKQTSYQMFDTQMKLSQLRVDFLEKEDQKWSQKVQEQMMELLEIWTRRYGCREAISKIRLQLQQFEVQDDFLPWLKLSTSHKPSSFN; encoded by the exons ATGAACGGCAAGAACGTACAGCAAA GAGAAGGAGGCATTATGTGGACTTCACTTGCAAGACTCGATTTCACTATGGAAACCAAACAAAGAAGAAGCTACAACAAATCAGAAACTAGCAGCTTGCAGCTTGAAACACCTAAATTCAAACAAAATACTGACCAATACTGGAGTATCAGAGACAAAACCAACAGAGACGAAGATCAAAGAGCTcacaaaaacagcaaaaacCACTTTGATGTCCCAAGTCGTTGTTTACTGTCTGAACAAGAATATGCTACAACAGCTGACCAAGGACGATTGAAACAAACCAGTTATCAGATGTTTGACACTCAG ATGAAACTCAGCCAACTTCGTGTTGACTTTCTTGAAAAAGAAGACCAAAAAAAGAGGAAGCAAA GAGAAGGAGGCATTATGTGGACTTCACTTGCAAGACTCTATTTCACTATGGAAACCAAACAAAGAAGAAGCTACAACAGATCAGAAACTAGCAGCTTGCAGCTTGAAACACCTAAATTCGAACAAAATACTGACCAATACTGGAGTATCAGAGACAAAACCAACAGAGACGAAGATCAAAGAGCTcacaaaaacagcaaaaacCACTTTGATATCCCAAGTCGTTGTTTACTGTCTGAACAAGAATATGCTACAACAGCTGACCAAGGACGATTGAAACAAACCAGTTATCAGATGTTTGACACTCAG ATGAAACTCAGCCAACTTCGTGTTGACTTTCTTGAAAAAGAAGACCAAAAGTGGAGTCAGAAAGTGCAAGAGCAAATGATG GAACTGCTAGAAATATGGACCAGACGATACGGATGCCGTGAAGCAATCAGCAAGATAAGATTGCAGCTGCAACAGTTTGAGGTACAAGACGACTTTTTGCCATGGCTCAAGCTTTCTACAAGTCACAAGCCAAGCAGTTTTAACTAA
- the LOC134196358 gene encoding uncharacterized protein LOC134196358, with protein MSGNDTVCDDLEKQTEQGRLLQERKEYHVFLVALKAKHDEAWTRQSKIDDCLDGLVSTHMDSEMLDQRTLLLREQQTLKYAIDELTNKISEVRRRRNEIDERIIRFQSEDEMINMSPRLNFWNSFTYSRDVEMKCQAEEVARQREYEKAREQKLANKKQLAGHLDDLLEIERQNEGQSQSHAQHTGDWKQSKEISNTAAVARVVVCGQLRSMGNVQETSGELTLPSSSLLSPYVCSSAVKQLKTQASIQEKSSAVARPEQTSGEQTSKIHEEKIQVLDGRCGNIEKMVGGLIARVEHLESCDKVVSSHKQLIVNDEDHKCTTRKDSTTEIGMLQRDLNSNTSGLCSSASLECKKSLEEGTDFDLSLLQQEKVLSAESTNAFQCKDTSRCPETLAKCAESGGEASQPTVTLKGGTPTA; from the exons ATGAGCGGCAATGACACAGTTTGTGATGACCTAGAG AAGCAGACCGAACAAGGACGTCTCTTACAAGAAAGAAAAGAGTACCATGTTTTTCTAGTAGCTCTAAAGGCAAAACATGATGAGGCATGGACACGACAATCTAAAATTGACGACTGTTTGGATGGTTTGGTGTCCACACACATGGATAGTGAAATGTTG GACCAACGAACTCTTCTTTTGAGAGAACAGCAAACACTCAAGTATGCTATAGACGAGTTGACTAACAAAATATCTGAAGTGAGGAGAAGGCGAAACGAAATTGACGAGCGTATAATTCGTTTCCAATCTGAG GATGAAATGATTAATATGTCGCCACGCCTCAATTTTTGGAACAGTTTCACCTATTCAAGGGACGTTGAAATGAAATGTCAGGCTGAAGAG GTTGCGCGACAAAGAGAGTATGAAAAGGCTAGAGAACAGAAGTTGGCTAACAAAAAGCAACTTGCAGGCCACTTGGAC GATTTGCTGGAAATAGAGCGACAAAACGAAGGG CAATCACAATCGCACGCTCAACACACTGGTGACTGGAAACAGAGCAAAGAG ATTTCCAATACCGCAGCTGTTGCAAGAGTTGTCGTTTGTGGCCAACTTCG CTCTATGGGAAATGTTCAGGAGACGTCAGGGGAGTTGACATTACCATCCAGCAGTTTGCTGTCGCCTTATGTCTGTTCTAGTGCAGTAAAGCAACTCAAAACTCAAGCATCGATTCAAGAGAAAAGTTCTGCTGTTGCACGGCCAGAACAGACAAGTGGAGAACAAACTTCAAAAATCCATGAGGAAAAAATTCAAGTTCTTGATGGGCGATGTGGAAACATCGAGAAGATGGTAGGAGGTCTGATTGCAAGGGTTGAGCATTTAGAAAGTTGTGACAAAGTTGTTAGTAGTCACAAGCAGTTGATTGTAAA TGATGAGGATCATAAGTGTACAACAAGAAAAGACAGCACCACAGAGA TAGGTATGCTACAGCGAGATCTCAACAGCAACACGTCAGGACTGTGTTCTAGTGCGAGTCTGGAATGTAAGAAGTCCCTAGAAGAAGGAACAGACTTTGACTTGTCCTTACTACAACAAGAGAAGGTTCTGTCTGCTGAAAGCACAAAc GCTTTTCAATGCAAGGACACTTCAAGATGTCCAGAAACTCTAGCTAAGTGTGCTGAGAGTGGAGGGGAAGCGTCACAGCCTACTGTTACTCTCAAGGGTGGCACACCAACCGCTTGA
- the LOC134196821 gene encoding uncharacterized protein LOC134196821: MTHLARSIAPLKLYTAATAHDLQTRQTYTGLLNLGEISDEKWMQATLPIKHGGFGVTSVREISQFAFISSWSHTLSVLPTRFPIMEKIVNDLIFQNDTDTSIALEIHQALPSDKSLSELLQKPKQLQRRLTQQHMTSISSYMIEHSCSPRDAARLHSLKGKGAGAWIAAIPESANFALQPYEFRLACLLRLGLEIPAVSCIEKCECDANLDNTGYHLLTCKKGGGPVWSHDSIVSEWSDCLRHLQIHHKREPRDRYTDNNNRPDIAVFDAGSGTNVELDVALAHPWAKDTLFQASKREAAAAANRENRKLTKYSQVTLPGASSLTLVPLVFEHFGHWGERATRYLQELSTRSTDDDGNKNANEFMCYWRKRFSTALQRCNARTIAGKLSHLLSMSSSNEWSGCKAYKYSASIEDLSQVEIQLAVIP, from the exons ATGACTCATCTTGCAAGATCCATTGCCCCACTCAAACTCTACACTGCTGCCACTGCTCATGATCttcagacaagacaaacatacacaggGCTGCTGAACCTCGGAGAAATCTCTGATGAGAAGTGGATGCAGGCAACCTTACCGATTAAACATGGAGGCTTTGGTGTGACCTCTGTGAGAGAAATTTCTCAGTTTGCATTCATTTCTAGCTGGTCACACACATTATCAGTTCTGCCCACACGCTTTCCGATCATGGAGAAGATAGTAAACGatctcatttttcaaaatgacaCTGACACTTCAATTGCACTGGAGATACATCAGGCCCTACCATCAGACAAGAGTCTTAGCGAGCTACTTCAAAAGCCCAAGCAACTACAAAGAAGGCTCACTCAACAACACATGACTTCTATTTCCAGTTATATGATTGAACATTCTTGTTCACCTAGAGATGCAGCCCGCCTTCACTCCCTAAAGGGTAAAGGTGCTGGTGCCTGGATTGCTGCTATCCCAGAATCGGCAAATTTCGCACTTCAACCTTACGAATTTCGTCTGGCGTGTTTGTTGAGACTGGGTCTGGAGATACCGGCTGTGAGCTGCATCGAgaaatgtgaatgtgatgcTAATCTGGATAACACAGGGTATCACTTACTCACCTGTAAGAAAGGCGGTGGTCctgtgtggtcacatgactccATTGTGTCCGAatggtctgattgtttgagGCACCTGCAGATCCACCACAAACGCGAACCTCGAGATCGGTacactgacaacaacaatcgtccagacattgcTGTCTTTGATGCGGGCTCAGGCACCAATGTAGAGCTTGATGTAGCCTTGGCTCATCCTTGGGCAAAAGACACATTGTTCCAAGCTTCTAAAAgggaagcagcagcagctgcaaacaGGGAGAACAGGAAGTTAACCAAATATAGTCAAGTCACTCTCCCCGGTGCGTCTTCCTTGACACTTGTTCCACTTGTATTTGAGCATTTTGGCCATTGGGGAGAACGAGCCACCAGATACCTACAGGAACTATCAACCAGGTCGACGgatgatgatggcaataagaatgctaatgaattcatgtgttactggagaaaacgattctcaacagcgctacaacgttgcaatgctagGACTATTGCAGGAAAACTATCACaccttttatctatgagctcca GCAATGAATGGTCAGGGTGTAAGGCATATAAGTATTCCGCATCAATAGAAGACCTTTCTCAGGTGGAGATTCAGTTGGCTGTAATTCCTTGA
- the LOC134196590 gene encoding uncharacterized protein LOC134196590, translated as MTTLERGPSEVDCTWEANLVEELDTLTQTSKTKFQEFADEINQRAKALVAAEANKLHDEKERQLREIEEKKQKVGADLQIERQQWEDEKKSMEHIQKFQSSLVKLNVGGHKFTTSLTTLRSQPDSMLAAMFSGRHQLSTDEDGAYFIDRDGTHYRHILNYLRDDTNLEETLPQKKREQIELLKEAQYCQLNKLETKIKIMMLPRVTQEQLNTCFSNSKAFFTSDSGIQRQTARQVYQSMSHDEHNLSDLNFSNSFFSCTGISFKKSCLQQANFSECLFQSRYTVDFLDADLSGADFRRCGGLTTGGVNFKGAILDNAKFDDGVEQKLLAKLKLQSKDK; from the exons ATGACGACTTTAGAAA GGGGCCCTTCTGAGGTTGACTGCACATGGGAAGCAAATTTAGTTGAAGAGCTGGACACGTtgacacaaacaagtaaaacaaAGTTTCAGGAGTTTGCAGACGAGATCAACCAAAGAGCAAAGGCACTAGTGGCTGCAGAAGCAAATAAGCTACATGATGAAAAGGAACGTCAACTTAGAGAGATAGAGGAAAAGAAACAGAAGGTAGGGGCTGACTTGCAAATAGAACGACAACAATGGGAAGATGAAAAGAAATCTATGGAGCACATTCAAAAATTCCAGTCTAGTTTAGTCAAATTGAATGTGGGAGGCCACAAGTTCACGACATCTCTCACAACACTGAGGAGTCAACCAGACTCTATGCTAGCAGCTATGTTCAGTGGACGTCATCAACTCTCGACTGATGAAGATGGAGCTTACTTTATTGATAGAGATGGTACACATTACAGGCATATTCTCAATTACTTGAGAGATGATACCAATCTTGAGGAGACTCTTCCACAAAAAAAGAGAGAGCAAATTGAGCTTCTTAAAGAGGCTCAGTACTGCCAACTGAATAAACTTGAAACCAAAATTAAGATAATGATGTTGCCACGTGTTACTCAAGAGCAGTTGAATACCTGTTTTTCAAACAGCAAGGCTTTCTTCACATCTGACAGTGGAATccaaagacaaacagcaagacaagTCTATCAGTCAATGTCACATGACGAGCATAATTTGTCTGATTTGAACTTTTCAAACTCGTTCTTTAGTTGTACTGGAATTTCCTTCAAAAAATCATGTTTGCAACAAGCTAACTTCTCTGAGTGTTTATTTCAGTCTCGTTACACAGTTGACTTTTTGGATGCTGATCTATCAGGAGCTGACTTTCGACGTTGCGGAGGTCTCACCACAGGAGGAGTCAATTTCAAAGGAGCCATACTGGATAATGCAAAGTTTGATGATGGTGTGGAACAAAAACTGCTTgcaaaactaaaactacaaTCTAAAGACAAATGA
- the LOC134196621 gene encoding uncharacterized protein LOC134196621 gives MTTLERGPSEVDCTWEANVVEELDTLTQTSKTKFQEFADEINQRAKAVMAAEAKLREETERQHKEIEEKKLKVETDMQTGRQQWEDEKKSMEHIQKFQSSLVKLNVGGHKYTTSLTTLRSQPDSMLAAMFSGRHQLSTDEDGAYFIDRDGTHYRHILNYLRDDTHVEETLPQTKREQIELLKEAQYCQLNKLETIIKEIMVPRFTQEQLNLCFTQNYRSFRDENTILMETIKEVSNPLSQDERDLSGLVFSKTSFLCAGISFRRSCLREANFSECCFYPAYPVDFSDADLSGADFRRCGGLTSGGANFKGAILDEAKFDHSVKRQLLAKLQSDNK, from the exons ATGACGACTTTAGAAA GGGGCCCTTCTGAAGTTGACTGCACGTGGGAAGCAAATGTAGTTGAAGAGCTGGACACGTtgacacaaacaagtaaaacaaAGTTTCAGGAGTTTGCAGACGAGATCAACCAAAGAGCAAAAGCAGTAATGGCTGCAGAAGCAAAGCTACGTGAAGAAACGGAACGTCAACATAAAGAGATAGAGGAAAAGAAACTGAAGGTAGAGactgacatgcaaacaggACGACAGCAATGGGAAGATGAAAAGAAATCTATGGAGCATATTCAAAAATTCCAGTCTAGTTTAGTCAAATTGAATGTGGGAGGCCACAAGTACACCACATCTCTCACAACACTGAGGAGTCAACCAGACTCTATGCTAGCAGCTATGTTCAGTGGACGTCATCAACTCTCGACTGATGAAGATGGAGCTTACTTTATTGATAGAGATGGTACACATTACAGGCATATTCTCAATTACTTGAGGGATGATACCCATGTTGAAGAGACTCttccacaaacaaaaagagagCAAATTGAGCTTCTTAAAGAAGCTCAATACTGCCAACTGAATAAACTTGAAACCATCATCAAGGAGATAATGGTGCCACGTTTTACTCAAGAGCAGTTGAATTTGTGCTTTACGCAAAATTATCGTAGCTTCAGAGATGAAAATACCATCTTAATGGAAACAATCAAAGAAGTGAGTAACCCATTGTCACAAGATGAACGTGATTTGTCTGGATTGGTTTTCTCAAAAACAAGTTTTCTTTGTGCTGGAATTTCCTTCCGAAGATCCTGTTTACGAGAAGCCAACTTCTCTGAGTGCTGTTTCTACCCTGCTTATCCAGTCGACTTTTCTGATGCTGATCTATCAGGAGCCGACTTTCGACGCTGTGGAGGTCTCACTTCAGGAGGCGCCAATTTCAAAGGAGCCATACTAGATGAAGCAAAGTTTGACCATAGTGTAAAGCGACAACTGCTTGCAAAACTACAGTCTGATAACAAGTGA
- the LOC134196557 gene encoding uncharacterized protein LOC134196557, giving the protein MRDYHNAGNYIDSLGKQLAIAMSLIEVIFIAQAVVAFVSLYDVKDSATSGTTEILFFIVGVSYVLLWSAVAIFELIQASRLNSACSVTVQVSLDVRLFGYQDAKQSDIDSFIVYMTSHGQQRTARLFRLPIYSSHLWGLVAAVFTVLLILSSLGVLKFSLQL; this is encoded by the exons ATGCGG GATTATCACAACGCTGGCAACTATATAGACTCTTTGGGTAAACAATTGGCGATTGCAATGTCACTGATTGAAGTGATCTTTATTGCTCAAGCGGTTGTGG CATTTGTCTCATTGTACGATGTGAAGGACAGCGCCACAAGCGGTACAACAGAAATACTCTTCTTTATTGTTGGAGTGTCATACGTCCTTCTATGGTCTGCAGTTGCCATATTTGAATTAATTCAG GCATCGAGGCTAAATAGTGCCTGTAGCGTTACAGTTCAGGTGTCATTGGATGTTCGTCTTTTTGGCTACCAGGATGCAAAGCAATCAGACATCGACTCATTCATTGTGTATATGACATCGCATGGTCAACAGAGAACG gcAAGACTGTTTCGGTTACCGATATATAGTAGCCATTTGTGGGGGTTGGTGGCAGCCGTCTTTACCGTGTTACTAATTTTATCATCACTCGGTGTTCTCAAGTTTTCTTTACAACTGTAG
- the LOC134196637 gene encoding uncharacterized protein LOC134196637 yields MNSRKRHRKNYEYETSKPTSAQNLDEFATELAQTAQYFAIVDEEGPYDQDDCTCTWKADLVEELDTLTRTSKRKFQKFADEIKQRAKAVVAAEAKLGKKRRKVEDDIKQMQQRLKDEKKSMKNVYKFQCSQVKLNVGGHKFSTSLTTLRSQPDSMLAVMFSGRHQLATDEDGAYFIDRDGTHYRHILNYLRDDTNLEVTLPQTKREQTELFKEAQYCQLNKLETRIWKMMLPRVTQEQLNMYFINNHGNMYNHQYQYNYFSTASNYDRYRNQTVRQTSTTMSLDEHDLSGLNFSKTHFFVLEFPSKDHVCNKLTSLGAGFKLIVLLIFRMLIYQKPIFKIVKVSPQEESISKEPY; encoded by the exons ATGAACTCAAGAA AGAGGCATCGCAAGAACTACGAATACGAGACGAGCAAACCGACTTCAGCTCAAAATCTGGACGAATTCGCCACTGAATTGGCACAAACGGCACAATACTTTGCAA TTGTTGATGAAGAGGGCCCTTATGATCAGGATGACTGCACGTGCACGTGGAAGGCAGATTTAGTTGAAGAGCTGGACACGTTGACACGAACAAGTAAAAGAAAGTTTCAGAAGTTTGCAGACGAGATCAAACAAAGAGCAAAAGCAGTAGTGGCTGCAGAAGCAAAGCTAGGTAAAAAAAGAAGAAAGGTAGAAGACGACAtaaaacaaatgcaacaacgtCTAAAAGATGAAAAGAAATCTATGAAGAACGTTTACAAATTTCAGTGTAGCCAAGTCAAATTGAATGTGGGAGGTCACAAGTTCTCCACATCTCTCACAACACTGAGAAGTCAACCAGACTCTATGCTAGCAGTTATGTTTAGTGGACGTCATCAACTCGCGACTGATGAAGATGGAGCTTACTTTATTGATAGAGATGGTACACATTACAGGCATATTCTCAATTACTTAAGAGATGATACCAATCTTGAAGTGACTCttccacaaacaaaaagagagCAGACTGAGCTATTTAAAGAGGCTCAATACTGTCAACTGAACAAACTTGAAACCAGAATTTGGAAGATGATGTTGCCACGTGTTACTCAAGAGCAGTTGAATATGTATTTTATCAACAACCATGGGAATATGTACAATCACCAGTACCAGTATAACTATTTTTCAACTGCCAGTAATTATGATAGATACCGAAATCAAACGGTAAGACAGACCAGTACGACAATGTCACTTGATGAGCATGATTTGTCGGGATTAAACTTTTCAAAGACACACTTTTTTGTGCTGGAATTTCCTTCAAAAGATCATGTTTGCAACAAGCTAACTTCTCTGGGTGCTGGTTTCAAGCTGATTGTCCTGTTGATTTTTCGGATGCTGATCTATCAGAAGCCAATTTTCAAAATTGTGAAGGTCTCACCACAGGAGGAGTCAATTTCAAAGGAGCCGTACTGA